The window GGAGACTTCAAAGCGCCTGCTTTGTTCTCGTCCGCATGCAATGCTGGACTATCTATTTGCTAGGATTAGCATGCAATTTGGGATTAGCTTGATGTTACACAGAGGTGCTGCGTATTTTGCAGTCTCTTCAAATAAACTATCAAGAGgttttaagatttaaattcattttctaaatattgcAGAAAAATTCAAGGCTTTGGGGATAGAAACGTGCGGGTGTCTTATCTGCTGGTGCATCTAAAAGCCTGCAGCGCTTTGCCAAGGACAGAAAACTGAGCGCATACTTCtgacaacatttttttttgaagatttatttattttagcatacttctgatttttaaaaagcctttcctGTGTTCTGCATAGTAGTTTATTGCCAATTCCCATATGCACCTTAAAGAAACTTCCtaaatatggtttttcttttttgttccctcATTTTAAGCtgtgcttcttcttcttcttttttttttttttttcaccctttaTTTCCCCCATTGAAAGCTTTTTAGCTATCAAGGGTCTCGCTTCTCCCACGGAGTCTTCTCTTGAgattatttttccagctttaatcTCTTGCTTTTCCAGTTAGAAGACAGACGTTCTAACCACACTTTCTGAAacgaaagaaaaacagaagacatTTCTTCTGCTAGCCAGGGCAGAAGACAGGGTCTCTGTCCGCTTCCCTGGGCACGGGGTGTGGTTCACCCAAAAGACAAACGGGTTGTGCCCGGACACGCGCGCTGTGGCCACCTGGCTCACGTCGGCGCCTGGCGAGCCCCCGTGTGTGCACCAGTGTGGCGGACCTGGGGCCCCGCGCGTTTGGACTGAGCCCCCTTTTCCGTGCCCCGGGTGCCCCGAGCCTCCGCGAGAGCCCGCGATCCCCCAACCTTTTCGCTCACGTCCCCTCCCCTTTGCTCTCCGCAGCCATGAACGGCGGCGTGTGCCTGTGCGTGCTGCTGGCGGTCCTGGCGGCCGGCGCCCTGGCGCAGCCCGTCCCTGCGGCGGACCCGGTGGGCCCAGCGgcgcagcaggaggaggaggaggcgccCCGGAGGCAGCTGAGGGCAGTGCAGAAGGTGGACGGCGAGTCCCGAGCGCACCTGGGCGCGCTGCTGGCCAGGTACATCCAGCAAGCCCGGAAAGGTACGGATGCTCATTCATCTGTAGGGTCCCTATCCGTCACTTCTGACCCTGCGCGGGCCTCCCaatcctgtccctcctccctagCGTCTGGCTGATGGAGGCGGGTAACCCCGGGGAAGGAAACACAAGGCGATGCGTTAAGCTGAAAGGTTTTTCactttcttcccccctccccccgaacTGCACTGCGCTGGACAGTACGATTTTCTGGACGTCCTTTGTAGCAAACTGAGAGCGAGGGTGGAGGATTTAATTAATTAaggaaaaccttttttaaaaagctttctcgACACTAGTTTTTGGCACGTGTTGCTGTTTAAATTCAACGCCATATTATGAAGACATTAAAAGATAATTACCGAGCAAATTACGGACTCTAAAAGGGTTTGCAGATCTACTAAATACCCAATACTGTAAATGCGGAGGAACCAGGAGCCACCCAGATAGTGACACTTGGAAACCCCTACCAGGAAGGGATCGATGCTGAGAAAGCTCTTGAGTTCAGACTACAACAGTTGAAAAAGCAGTGACAATGTGTCAGTTTTCACCAAAGGATGCAACAGGAGGAAAGAATCAGTAGCAATTTTGAGTTGTCCTTGGCAGTGATTTAAAATGATTCCTCAAGAgacctgtttgtttttattttgctcttggaGACATGATCCCAATTGCAGAAGAAGTGCGCAAGCCAGGTTTCTCAGCATCAGAAGTCTGTCTCCGGGAATAAGGTGACTCAGTGGCTCACTAGCTGGGTGACATACTGACAGCCTGTCCCTGTCCTGGGCCTGTCTCACCTGTAAAGCAGGGATGAGGCTAGAATTCCCCGAGGGCCCTTCTAGCTCTTTGTGAGATTCAGAGGGAGGCTCATGCGTCTGTAGGGTCCTTAGGAACCACGACTGGGACTGGGGCAGTTTTTGTCTACCAACTTGATCCACAAGGACACTGATGGTGAACACACGGGCTGGGGGGCAGTGTGCTAAACTGGACCAACACAGCTGGACAGTAAACCACAGAAAATGCTGctgggaagggtggggggtgggctccTTTCCCAGGAGGCTCTCTTACCCTCCAATCTGTCAGGGCCTGGATTTGAACCTTAGCTCATGGCTTGACTAGACAAGGAGAAAACGATGGGCTTGGCTTTCCAGAGCCTCTGATGGTTTCATATGAAGGTAAGATCGGAACTTTTTCGACCAGGGGAATTCagaaggaaacaacaacaacaacagaagatGATTTGTTATATTTTGTCCTCTCTTTGGGAAATTGTCCCAGCTACCATCTTCTGTTTTGCTCTCTGGCTAATTAAATTGAGAGATGTGGAAATATTAGTCAGATGacagaaaaatctgaaaactttTTGAGTTCCTATTGATTGTCTGTCTCAAAGTAATTTAATATCTGTCCTTGGATGTAGATTGAATTTCAGCCAGACCAGTCTGAAATATCACAGGTTTTTCATTGAGCCATAATCTGGAACCACCTCCCCACCTTCAGGAAAGAGCCACCAGAAACAGGTCtgggaaagaagccagttaccAAACTATTTTCCTAGAACAGACACTTGACAGTGGTGTTACTCTACAAATCTTAGCTGGCAGTTTCTTCCCAGCATCTCTTCTCAGCcaccttctccctttgccttcaGAAGGTTGTGCCAAACAAGCCCACGTGGGAATGGCAGCCTTAGGTACTTCAGCTGCCGACACCCACGATGAGCACTAGGTGGAAAATAATCACATTCTTCTCTTTGACAAATATGAACcaggaataaatatttatacctGTACAGTTTCTTTGACTATTTTACATATTCTGAGATCATACTGGTTATCTACCCCACTATAGTACTTAGGCTTAAAGATTCTAAACACGCTCATGTACTCTTTGAGGAGTGCTCAAGGGTTCATCATCAGGAATTGTCGGCAGGGCTTTCAGGGATTGGGGGGCAGCTGGtctgttgggggcagggggcatcTAACATACACCCGCCCCACGCCCAGCGAAGCTCTAATTCTACAGATCTGTGACATCTGTGGGTCTGCTGGTCCTCACAGAAGCCCTGCTTAGTAAGTTCCCGTAGCCTCCCGTTGTCAGTGTGGCAGCCGGGGAGAATGTATCACCTACGTGACTTTGCACGTCTCACCGTCTGTTCAAACCCTGCCTTCTCCGGAAGGTCTGGGAGCCATTCAGCTTCCCAGCTGTACTGCCCATTTGGGGTTTCAAAGTCTAAAGGAGCCAGGCCCTTCGATTCAGTTCTGTAAACCAGTAGTGGTTCCTAATTTGTGTCGCCCTGGGGAAGTGAGTGAGGACCCTGGTAAATGCACACACTGCACGTGGAATGCGTAACCAGCACAGCCACCAGGGCTGAAAACAtggtgcccccccccacacacacacacacacaacccggGCTGCTTGCACACATCGAAGCTGCCACTTTGCCTTCATTAACTGGAACTTGGGGCTGTGCCCAGCCCTTGGTGGGGGCATTCAtcagcagcaggaggaaggatGGGCCATATTTCCGTAACTGTGTACAACTAACTGGATCCGCAAGGTTTTTTTGAATGCAAGGACTAATATTTCACCTGAAAAATGTTGAACAATTCAACAGCCAGGTCTGTTTGCCTTTTGCGTAGGCTGGAGATACCTGCAAAAGGGCTGGAATGTGCTGGATTGACTCTTGATTCCAAGGCTGGGAAGGGattgaggtgggggtggggggagaagaacGGTTGGGGACATTGCTCTGTATAATTGTTCTGGGTTTTAATGTAGCTAGCTTTACTTGGTCATCCAGTAAGACAGAGGAGCTGCTCCTGCAAGGTCATTTATCAACAAATAAGCCATGGTCGACTCTTTGCAGCCTGTGGGCAAGAGTTGGCAAGGGCAGCCTCATACAGTAGGGCTGGATGCCAGCATCACAAGCAATGGGGACACAGTGGCCCCATGGAGCGATCTCCCACCATGCTGCTCTTAGAGTCCCCTGGGCTTTGCCCTTCGAGGTCCCTGAGGGACCTTTCTTGTCTCTTAGCTTGCACAGAAGAAGGCATTATACTGATTTCATAGCCAGAAAGCCACTGTCTGTGAAGTGTGGGCTAAGACTATGTCACATCTCTCTAAAGGAACTGTTTCTTCATGTCCCTGCTCCCTCAATGTGAATGACACACGAGAACCATCCTGTTCCTGAGGACATCACTCCCATCCCCAAAGGCCCATTGCTCATTCAGTTATTGCATTTTGGTCAAAAGGGAtaagtggggtgcctggttggctcagtcgttaagcgtctgccttcagctcaggtcatggtcccaggatcctgggatcgagccccgcatcgggctccctgctcagcaggaagcctgcttctccctctcccactctcccagcttgttccctctctcgctgtgtctctctctgtcaaataaacaaataaaatctttaaataaaaacaaaaggaataaatgaaataacctCCTTATTACCTCTCTGCCCACTCTTCTTTGAGTGTTAACTGACGTAAGATTTTACTCTAACAGTGTGCCTTTTTCtcagtatcattttttaaaaagaaggtagCTTTCAAATTAATTTCTAAACAGTATTTGTCTAGCAATGGGACttgactccattttttttaaaccattctaACATCAAAATATTGTAATTGTGTTACCTTAACAAGAGTACTCAGGTATGCTCGGGATCTTGAGGGGCAAACTTCAGAAATGGGTAAGTACCAAGGAAACTCTTGCTTGGCATCTGCTGAGGGCCAGCTACATAAGAGAAAACACCCCTAGgagtagggaaactgaggcaggtcCCACGGTCAGTGAATCCACTTAAATCCTTACAATTTGAAAGCCATATCCATCGCTAGTAAATATTACCCTCTCTGTTTTCCCGGACCTGGGTCCTTCTCTTAGATTTTGGTCCAGCAATCCCAGTACTTGATAGCTCTTTGATACCTTTAAGAAGGTGCCTGTTACGTATTGTCTGGCTTTTCTCATTGTTCTCCTTTACAGATTGAATTAGCGATGCTCTTAAATATAATGgccttgttttctttcccctgcCCCTTGTAGCTCCTTCTGGCCGAATGTCCGTCATTAAGAACCTGCAGAGCCTGGACCCCAGTCACAGGATAAGCGACCGGGACTACATGGGCTGGATGGATTTTGGCCGGCGCAGTGCTGAGGAGTATGAGTACCCTTCCTAAGGGACCCCGCCTTTGTCAGCATGCCAGGAAGCGACCTCCTGGCTCAGATGAGGCAGactaagaaaacaatcacaaTTCATAACTCATTGTCTCTGAAGTTTGATATTTCAAGTATCTATTTATTAAGTTTTCAGTGTAAAAAATATGTCTGTAAGATTGTCCAGGGCAACCTCACGCCTCACCAGACTTGTATGAATGGAAGACAAAACATTTTCCTCGTCTGTGACGCCTGGTCCTAAAGTGTTGCTATGCTATTAAAATGATTTCATTCTGCCCCCTTGTTCCCTGTGTCTATCGAGCACAAAGGGCTCCATTTAATCCTCAGGACCTTCAAGGAGGGAAGCCTGATACATGGATTTTACCCAAGGACAAATCCCTGCAATAGATGATTGCAGAGAAGGCTCGAGAGACGAGGATCGGGCATCAGGCTAACTTCTCTGCAGCTGGGCATAGTGGCAGTGAAATGACCTTCTGGGTCAGCTCCGTGGCCCAGCCCTGGCCACCCTGGGCCTGGGGCTCCAGCGGGGCTCCCCTGCAAAAATAGAACATGCCCTGCTTGTAGGGAGCACTCATTTTTCTGGGTAAAGACCAGAAAGGCAGCTTGGGATGGAGCCTTCCATCCGCCCATCCCCGCAGGATACCAACTCCATCCCACACCAGGATTTCCTTGCGGTTCTCTTGGTCTTTAAACAAATTATGGGGCAATGCCAGTCGGTGCTTTCACGTCCCTTGGATCTCTCCACGGTCCTGTGGTACAGAGGTTATTGTCctcttacagatggggaaacaggccCTGAGAGGTGGAAGTGACTGGCCCACAGTTCCCCAGCTAACGAGATTCACAGACTTGATCGCTCCCAGGTAGTCTGACCTCCATCACGCCAGCCCTTCCAGACTCTGGAGTGCATATGAATCACCAGGGAATCTTGTAACCCACACATTCAGATTCAGCAAGTCTGGCCTTGGGCCTGAGCAAGCTCCCGGGTGATACCAGCACGGTGGAACCTGGACCACACTTGGGGTGGCAGTGGTCTAGAGAAGAGCCTGTGATTACAGTCCCCTGGGTCTCACCATATTTCAGAGACATATTTCAGGGCATGTTGGGTGATTCTGGTAGCTATTCAGAGCAGAAGCTCTCCTTCCTTGGGCCAATCCCTCCATTGGGTCTCCGTAGGGGTCCGTAAAAGAAACTATTTCAAGGGGACACCTGGAGATAATCTGACACCAGCCACCCGCAGTGTAGCCTTGTCATGCCTCCTGGCCGAGGCTTCCAGGAATCTCAAGTTTTTATCCAACAAAGGCCCCAGGTGGCCTGATGCAGCCGGACATGCAGCCCCAAAGGAACAGACGTTGGAAAGAATGTTGGCAAATCTATAACCGGTCCCGGATGGGCCATCCTCGACCCAGGGCTACCCAGCAGACCCTTAGTGCCAGCTTCCTCGATAGTAGAAAGAGGATGCCAGGAAAGTCCTCAGAAGAAGAGGACTTGGCAATTCTTTAACTTGAACTGAAGTCAGCATTCAGTGTAAAACAGACTCTGAATAGACAACACGTTATATTGTTCCCTTGTGAGGTCATTACCTCATTCAGATCCTACAATATGGTCTCAAAGACTGCTTCGTATCTCAGGGGTCCAAGCCTGGCCAAATACCCAAATGCATATGTTTTTAGTGCAGAACACACACATCTTGTAAAAAACACTGTTTTTGTTCTGGGTGTGCAGGGGATCTGGGTATAGATGggaataagtgtgtgtgtgtgtgtgtgtgtgtgtgtgttggggtgggggatggtgaaAGACTTGGAATTTAATATGAAATGAGCAGTGGGGAATGGGTGACA of the Halichoerus grypus chromosome 1, mHalGry1.hap1.1, whole genome shotgun sequence genome contains:
- the CCK gene encoding cholecystokinin; its protein translation is MNGGVCLCVLLAVLAAGALAQPVPAADPVGPAAQQEEEEAPRRQLRAVQKVDGESRAHLGALLARYIQQARKAPSGRMSVIKNLQSLDPSHRISDRDYMGWMDFGRRSAEEYEYPS